Proteins from a genomic interval of Paenibacillus sp. FSL R5-0623:
- a CDS encoding alpha/beta hydrolase, protein MQESTFALVASEGTRIHVYRWLPDPECNVKGVVQIAHGMGETAARYAEFADILTQNGYAVYANDHRGHGKTVENAKLLGNAGIDAFRWMASDMINLGEVAAKENPGVPLFLMGHSMGSFLVQHLMYAGHEHYHAFILSGTNGRRGLLRFGEKLAFLQCGIQGATHPSMLLNAIVFGGFNRSFRPATTPFDWLSRDSQEVQRFIDDPLCGAVCTAGFFRDFFKLLLEVHLPHNMERIPKHKPVYLFSGEKDPVGLHGKGVLNLVSQYKKLQLENIEYRLYPDGRHEMLHEINRTEVAQHVVNWLERNTPDSNTPPSPVSPTETADSI, encoded by the coding sequence ATGCAGGAATCTACCTTTGCCTTGGTCGCTAGTGAAGGTACCCGTATTCATGTGTACCGCTGGCTTCCCGATCCGGAATGTAACGTTAAAGGTGTCGTGCAAATTGCACATGGCATGGGCGAGACGGCAGCCCGGTACGCCGAATTTGCCGACATCCTTACCCAAAATGGCTATGCGGTTTATGCCAATGACCATCGGGGTCATGGCAAAACTGTGGAGAATGCCAAGTTGCTTGGTAATGCTGGTATCGATGCCTTCCGCTGGATGGCGAGTGATATGATCAATCTGGGCGAAGTAGCCGCCAAGGAGAATCCTGGGGTGCCCCTGTTTCTAATGGGACATAGCATGGGCTCATTCTTGGTACAACATCTCATGTACGCTGGTCATGAGCACTACCATGCCTTTATTTTATCAGGGACAAACGGCAGACGCGGTCTGCTCCGATTTGGAGAGAAGCTGGCCTTCTTGCAGTGCGGCATTCAGGGTGCTACCCACCCTAGCATGCTGCTCAACGCGATTGTATTTGGTGGATTTAACCGTTCCTTCCGCCCTGCGACGACACCGTTTGATTGGTTGTCCCGGGACTCACAAGAGGTTCAGCGATTCATTGATGATCCCCTGTGCGGAGCAGTCTGTACAGCAGGCTTTTTCCGCGACTTCTTCAAATTGCTGCTTGAAGTCCATCTTCCACACAATATGGAGCGCATACCCAAACACAAACCCGTATACCTGTTCTCAGGTGAGAAGGACCCTGTCGGACTTCATGGCAAAGGCGTTCTTAATCTGGTCTCGCAGTATAAGAAGCTTCAGCTGGAGAACATTGAGTATCGCCTGTATCCGGATGGACGGCATGAAATGCTGCATGAGATCAACCGAACAGAAGTGGCCCAGCACGTTGTGAACTGGTTAGAGCGGAATACCCCTGACTCGAATACACCCCCTAGTCCGGTGAGCCCTACTGAGACGGCTGACTCTATATAA
- a CDS encoding 8-oxo-dGTP diphosphatase, which produces MSTRIEILTMCMVWDKMNDQVLLMNRPDRKGFPGYIAPGGKVDFPESIVDGAVREVLEETGLIVNEITYKGLDEFCDPEQGLRYMVFNYLATSFEGRLLQDPPEGELLWVPMKRVFELPMQDWFAERLPRFFQKGTFERSVIWEKSSGRTLKETFMMYSD; this is translated from the coding sequence ATGAGCACCAGAATAGAGATATTAACAATGTGTATGGTATGGGACAAAATGAATGATCAGGTGTTATTAATGAATCGGCCGGATCGCAAAGGGTTTCCGGGATACATCGCTCCTGGGGGGAAGGTAGATTTTCCGGAGAGTATCGTGGATGGTGCCGTGCGGGAGGTTCTGGAGGAGACGGGGCTAATAGTTAATGAGATTACGTATAAAGGGCTTGATGAGTTTTGTGATCCCGAACAAGGATTGCGGTACATGGTATTTAACTATTTGGCGACTTCATTCGAGGGTCGGTTATTGCAAGATCCGCCCGAAGGCGAACTGTTATGGGTGCCTATGAAGCGGGTTTTTGAGCTGCCTATGCAGGATTGGTTTGCTGAGCGTCTCCCGCGTTTTTTCCAAAAAGGTACTTTTGAGCGGAGTGTGATCTGGGAGAAGTCATCCGGACGTACACTGAAAGAGACATTTATGATGTATAGCGATTGA
- the coaA gene encoding type I pantothenate kinase, translating to MNLYSPYIEFNRKEWAELKEHQTTLPLTEAELEQLKGLNEEVSIQEVEDIYLPLTHFIDLYARVSRELNQLTASFMKKEALPTPYIIGIGGSVAVGKSTAARLLQALLARGKNSPKVDLVTTDGFLYPNAVLQEKGIMNRKGFPESYDIKSLIQFMGDVKSGKPEVKAPVYSHLAYDVIQGEEKQICQPDILIIEGINVLQIKKETPLLVSDFFDFSIYIDAEEEHIRHWYVERFKLLRNTAFQNTDSFFHQRFANIDEEETVRTANQIWQDINAKNLHENILPTKGRARLILKKEADHSIGQIQLRKL from the coding sequence ATGAATTTATACTCTCCTTACATCGAGTTTAACCGCAAGGAATGGGCTGAACTTAAAGAACATCAGACCACTCTTCCACTGACGGAAGCCGAATTAGAACAGTTAAAGGGATTGAATGAAGAGGTATCGATTCAAGAAGTCGAAGATATATATTTGCCTCTTACCCACTTTATTGACCTATATGCAAGAGTTTCACGAGAACTGAATCAATTAACTGCCTCCTTTATGAAAAAAGAAGCTCTCCCCACCCCCTACATCATTGGAATCGGGGGAAGTGTTGCCGTGGGCAAAAGTACAGCGGCCCGCTTACTACAGGCACTGCTCGCCAGAGGTAAGAATAGCCCGAAGGTTGACCTTGTCACAACCGACGGTTTCTTATACCCCAATGCGGTGCTGCAAGAGAAGGGCATCATGAACCGCAAGGGATTCCCGGAAAGTTATGATATCAAATCCCTGATTCAGTTCATGGGTGATGTGAAATCTGGCAAGCCCGAAGTGAAAGCACCCGTCTACTCTCACCTCGCCTACGATGTCATTCAAGGAGAAGAGAAGCAGATCTGTCAACCGGATATTCTCATTATTGAAGGTATAAATGTACTTCAGATCAAAAAGGAAACGCCTTTGCTGGTTAGTGATTTCTTCGATTTTTCCATCTACATTGATGCGGAAGAAGAGCATATACGACACTGGTACGTTGAGCGTTTCAAGCTACTCCGCAATACAGCGTTCCAGAACACTGATTCCTTTTTCCATCAACGATTCGCCAATATCGATGAAGAAGAAACCGTACGTACGGCCAACCAGATCTGGCAAGATATCAATGCCAAAAACCTGCATGAAAACATTTTGCCAACCAAAGGACGTGC
- a CDS encoding GNAT family N-acetyltransferase, with protein sequence MKLSFRILDWEEERPYELLLMADPSKAIVDEYLSRGVCFIAEYEGEMVGEFVLLKTRPETAEIVNIAVQEELQGQGVGKHMIKEAMEAARRLGCRILEIGTGNSSFHQLKLYQRCGFRIIGVDRDFFVRHYEEEIIEDGIRCVDMIRMAIDLDAVTEDEKK encoded by the coding sequence ATGAAATTGTCGTTCCGGATTTTGGACTGGGAAGAAGAGAGACCCTACGAACTTTTGTTGATGGCTGATCCTTCAAAAGCAATTGTGGATGAATACCTGAGTCGGGGTGTTTGTTTTATTGCCGAGTATGAAGGAGAGATGGTTGGGGAGTTCGTATTGTTGAAGACTCGTCCAGAGACTGCGGAGATTGTTAATATTGCCGTACAGGAAGAACTGCAGGGACAAGGTGTAGGCAAACATATGATTAAGGAAGCGATGGAAGCTGCACGTAGATTGGGATGCCGAATTCTCGAGATTGGGACGGGCAACTCCAGCTTTCATCAATTGAAGTTATACCAACGTTGCGGTTTCCGCATTATCGGGGTTGATCGTGACTTCTTTGTGAGGCATTATGAGGAAGAGATTATAGAGGATGGTATCCGCTGTGTGGATATGATCCGTATGGCCATAGATCTGGATGCTGTTACAGAGGATGAAAAGAAATAG
- a CDS encoding 2-oxoglutarate dehydrogenase E1 component, producing MTIVEGNKKPWESYYGPNMGYVQEQYELFTQDPGSVTPAYRELFEQWGAPPMSGRDARTTSNSGNAQSASGSVDIQLLQKAVTAGKLVWNIRTYGHLAADIDPLGISEDTDTSLLEPQHFELNEEDLKALPASLIWEGADGQTATGWDAIQRLRQIYTGPMAYEFSHVHEVQEREWLNRRAESRTSPAPLNPKERKKLLERLVEVEQFEDYLHKTFVGQKRFSIEGNDVLVPMLDEAVRIMAEAGSSHILMGMAHRGRLNVLAHVLGKPYSKIFSEFHHAPNKDLVPSEGSTGINYGWTGDVKYHMGANRFVKDGETVQARLTLANNPSHLEYVNPVVQGFARAAQDDRRDPGYPKQDVTKAATILMHGDAAFPGEGIVAETLNFKALPGYQNGGTIHIIVNNRLGFTTDSGDSRSTYYASDLAKGYEIPIVHVNADNPEACIAAIRMAAEYRNRFKKDFLIDLIGYRRYGHNETDDPETTQPIVYDKVKNHPTVSHLYQDQLKQESVIDDASITSIRDGVTNKLKEAYDQMKKNEVHEYYQRKISEPEAVTITPTAVPLENLRSINADLLKWPENFNVYPKLQRILQRRSTSLNEGEKVDWSLAETLAFATILADGKPIRISGQDAERATFAHRNLVLHDSENGAKFCPLHHLPQARASFAIYNSPLSEESVVGFEYGYNVYSPDTLVIWEAQFGDFANCAQVIFDQFVSAGRAKWSQKSSLVMLLPHANEGQGPEHTSARLERFLQLCAEDNMTVANLSSASQYFHLLRRQASLTETEDARPLVMMSPKSLIRNPRVASPAVEFSEGKFELVLEQAGLGTQPDRVERIILCSGKIAIDLEDAIEKDKADRSWLHIIRVEQLYPFPAEEIKRVLARFSNVKELVWVQEENKNMGAWTYMEPRLREVAPEGTTVRYEGRPEHASPSSGYQLVHSMEQQQIITSALKQTTKNNIPLGR from the coding sequence ATGACGATCGTGGAAGGCAACAAGAAGCCCTGGGAAAGTTACTATGGCCCCAATATGGGATACGTACAGGAACAATATGAATTATTCACTCAAGACCCTGGTTCGGTTACACCGGCTTATCGTGAACTATTTGAACAATGGGGTGCACCGCCGATGTCTGGCAGGGATGCACGCACAACTTCGAATTCCGGCAACGCCCAATCGGCTTCCGGAAGCGTAGACATTCAACTATTACAGAAAGCGGTTACAGCGGGTAAACTGGTATGGAACATCCGTACCTATGGTCATCTTGCTGCAGATATAGATCCGCTTGGAATCAGTGAAGATACAGACACATCTTTGCTGGAACCTCAGCATTTTGAATTAAACGAAGAAGATCTGAAGGCTTTACCTGCTTCCCTGATCTGGGAAGGTGCAGATGGGCAGACAGCAACCGGATGGGATGCAATCCAACGCTTGCGTCAGATATATACTGGACCCATGGCTTATGAATTCAGTCATGTGCACGAAGTTCAAGAACGTGAGTGGCTGAATCGTCGTGCGGAATCCCGGACATCACCAGCTCCACTTAACCCGAAAGAACGTAAGAAGTTGCTGGAACGTTTGGTTGAAGTTGAGCAATTTGAAGATTATCTTCACAAAACATTTGTTGGGCAGAAACGTTTCTCCATCGAAGGTAACGATGTGCTTGTGCCGATGCTGGATGAAGCTGTTCGCATCATGGCGGAAGCCGGATCAAGCCACATTCTGATGGGTATGGCCCACCGTGGACGGTTAAATGTACTGGCTCATGTTTTGGGCAAACCGTACAGCAAAATTTTCTCTGAATTTCATCATGCTCCGAACAAAGATTTGGTTCCATCGGAAGGTTCGACTGGAATCAACTACGGTTGGACGGGGGATGTCAAATATCATATGGGTGCCAACCGTTTTGTAAAAGACGGGGAAACTGTACAGGCACGCCTTACTCTGGCAAATAACCCGAGCCATCTGGAATACGTTAATCCGGTTGTACAAGGGTTTGCTCGTGCGGCTCAGGATGACCGTCGTGACCCTGGATATCCGAAGCAGGACGTGACGAAGGCAGCTACCATTTTAATGCATGGTGATGCAGCATTCCCTGGCGAAGGGATCGTTGCCGAGACGCTTAACTTCAAAGCTCTGCCAGGATATCAGAATGGCGGAACCATCCATATTATCGTCAACAATCGTCTGGGTTTCACTACAGATAGCGGTGATTCCCGTTCAACGTATTACGCAAGTGACCTTGCTAAAGGGTACGAAATTCCGATTGTACACGTGAATGCGGACAATCCGGAAGCTTGTATTGCAGCCATTCGTATGGCAGCAGAGTATCGCAATCGTTTCAAAAAGGATTTCCTGATCGACTTGATTGGTTACCGTCGTTACGGCCATAATGAAACCGATGATCCCGAAACGACTCAACCTATCGTTTATGACAAGGTGAAAAACCATCCAACGGTAAGCCACCTGTATCAGGATCAGTTGAAACAGGAATCGGTTATCGATGATGCGTCCATTACGAGCATTCGCGATGGAGTAACGAACAAGTTAAAAGAAGCTTATGACCAGATGAAGAAAAATGAAGTACATGAATATTATCAACGGAAAATCAGTGAGCCGGAAGCTGTTACGATTACGCCGACTGCGGTACCACTGGAGAATCTGCGCAGCATTAATGCCGATCTGCTGAAATGGCCTGAGAACTTCAATGTGTATCCGAAGTTACAGCGGATTTTGCAACGCCGGAGCACTTCCCTGAATGAAGGGGAAAAAGTGGATTGGAGCCTTGCGGAAACACTCGCATTTGCAACTATTCTGGCAGATGGCAAGCCAATTCGGATTAGTGGACAGGATGCCGAGCGTGCTACATTCGCTCATCGGAATCTGGTGTTGCATGATTCGGAGAATGGAGCGAAGTTCTGCCCATTACATCACTTGCCACAGGCAAGAGCATCCTTTGCAATCTATAACAGTCCGTTGTCTGAAGAATCCGTTGTTGGATTCGAATATGGCTATAACGTATATTCACCAGATACATTGGTCATTTGGGAAGCTCAATTCGGAGACTTTGCCAACTGTGCACAGGTTATATTTGACCAGTTTGTATCAGCGGGCCGCGCCAAATGGTCTCAGAAGTCCAGTCTGGTTATGTTGTTACCACATGCGAATGAGGGCCAAGGACCTGAGCATACAAGTGCTCGTCTGGAACGCTTCCTGCAGCTTTGTGCAGAAGACAACATGACGGTTGCCAACTTGTCGAGTGCATCTCAGTACTTCCACTTGTTGCGTCGTCAAGCTTCGTTGACTGAAACGGAAGATGCTCGTCCACTTGTGATGATGTCACCAAAAAGTCTCATTCGTAACCCGCGTGTTGCATCACCGGCAGTTGAATTCAGTGAAGGCAAGTTTGAACTTGTACTGGAGCAAGCTGGACTGGGGACACAGCCGGATCGTGTAGAGCGCATTATTTTGTGCAGTGGCAAGATTGCCATCGACCTGGAAGATGCTATTGAAAAAGATAAAGCAGATCGGTCATGGCTTCACATTATCCGTGTGGAACAGTTGTATCCGTTCCCGGCAGAAGAGATCAAACGTGTCCTCGCCCGTTTCAGTAATGTAAAAGAGTTGGTATGGGTACAGGAAGAGAACAAAAACATGGGTGCCTGGACATACATGGAGCCTCGTCTTCGTGAAGTCGCCCCGGAAGGCACAACCGTTAGATATGAAGGTCGCCCGGAACATGCAAGTCCTTCCAGCGGTTATCAGCTTGTGCATAGTATGGAACAGCAACAGATTATTACATCTGCGTTGAAACAAACGACGAAGAATAATATTCCACTGGGGAGGTAA
- a CDS encoding type I phosphomannose isomerase catalytic subunit, with product MSTPYPLQFQPEFKERVWGGRALEQFGLTPPEGHIGEGWMIADHPNGTTKVLNGALAGKGLDEVREQLGTEWLGTKGVSEKGGRFPLLIKLLDCNDDLSVQVHPTDEYEALPPGELGKTEMWYVLDAKPGAHIIYGLNEGVDRATLKEALENGTVMDTLRQVPVEAGDTFFIPAGTVHALCAGVVVAEIQQNSDTTYRIYDYNRPGLDGKPRELHVEDSLNVTAYEGAGASTMKTNNATPGEWLKLAECPYFVVEKGIVTERWELSTNPDSFTILVVCEGEGTLEWAHAESDSIELKAGQCYLLPANLGSYTLNGNTTVLRSYLP from the coding sequence ATGTCTACGCCATACCCATTACAATTCCAACCTGAATTCAAAGAACGTGTGTGGGGCGGTCGTGCGCTGGAGCAATTCGGCCTTACGCCCCCTGAAGGACATATCGGAGAAGGATGGATGATAGCGGATCATCCCAACGGTACAACCAAGGTATTAAATGGAGCCCTGGCTGGCAAAGGTCTGGATGAAGTTCGTGAACAACTGGGCACCGAATGGCTTGGAACCAAAGGCGTTTCCGAAAAAGGCGGCCGTTTCCCCCTTCTGATTAAGCTGCTTGACTGCAACGATGACCTGTCCGTGCAGGTTCATCCAACAGACGAGTATGAGGCACTTCCTCCTGGCGAGCTTGGCAAAACAGAAATGTGGTATGTACTCGACGCAAAACCGGGCGCACACATCATCTATGGCTTGAATGAAGGCGTTGATCGGGCAACATTAAAAGAAGCATTGGAAAACGGCACGGTGATGGATACCCTTCGTCAGGTACCTGTAGAAGCTGGTGATACGTTCTTTATCCCTGCTGGAACAGTGCATGCGCTCTGTGCAGGTGTTGTTGTCGCTGAGATTCAGCAAAACTCGGATACGACGTACCGGATATACGATTACAATCGTCCAGGGCTAGACGGAAAACCACGTGAGTTGCATGTTGAAGACTCATTAAATGTCACCGCCTATGAGGGCGCAGGTGCCTCAACAATGAAAACAAATAACGCTACTCCTGGTGAATGGCTCAAGCTTGCGGAATGCCCTTATTTTGTGGTGGAAAAAGGGATTGTGACTGAACGGTGGGAACTCTCCACCAATCCTGACAGCTTCACAATTCTCGTTGTCTGTGAAGGAGAAGGAACTTTGGAGTGGGCACATGCTGAATCAGACAGCATTGAATTGAAAGCTGGACAATGTTATCTCTTGCCAGCCAATCTGGGTTCTTATACATTAAATGGAAACACCACTGTTCTTCGCTCTTATCTGCCATAA
- a CDS encoding class I SAM-dependent methyltransferase, which yields MGFLSVLSCAHQWIASRLQPGDLAIDATVGTGADTLFLAQQVGRHGQVIGFDIQSEALTLAQARIRKQNDEAKLGSISMLQLSHDRMAEAVPESWLGAVGAVMFNLGYLPSESADSSIITETDSTIAALEAALALLRPRGIITVVLYPGHDGGAQEASAVLEWSSALPVEQAQVVMYRQLQRETSPFLIGIEKK from the coding sequence ATGGGCTTTCTTTCGGTTCTCAGCTGTGCACATCAGTGGATTGCTTCCCGTCTGCAGCCAGGTGATCTGGCGATAGATGCAACCGTTGGCACAGGAGCAGACACACTATTTTTGGCACAACAAGTAGGCAGGCATGGTCAAGTCATTGGATTCGATATTCAAAGTGAAGCCCTCACGCTGGCACAGGCCCGGATTCGAAAACAAAATGATGAAGCCAAGCTTGGCTCCATCTCCATGCTTCAACTAAGCCATGATCGAATGGCAGAAGCAGTTCCTGAGTCATGGCTTGGTGCGGTTGGTGCAGTTATGTTCAACTTGGGGTACCTGCCTTCAGAAAGTGCAGATTCCTCCATCATTACCGAGACAGACAGCACAATCGCTGCACTCGAAGCTGCACTCGCTTTATTACGTCCTCGCGGCATTATTACGGTTGTGCTCTATCCTGGTCATGACGGAGGTGCACAGGAAGCATCAGCCGTATTGGAATGGTCCTCTGCCCTTCCGGTCGAACAGGCACAGGTTGTGATGTATCGCCAATTACAGCGAGAAACTTCTCCTTTTCTGATCGGAATCGAGAAAAAATAA
- the odhB gene encoding 2-oxoglutarate dehydrogenase complex dihydrolipoyllysine-residue succinyltransferase, with protein MSEIKVPAMGESITEGTVSRWMVKEGDTVNQGDVLLELETDKVNIEISAEESGVLEKIIRQEGETVEIGETIGTLSAGSGGGSGAPASEPAAEEKKAVTPAPEAPTPPPVAAAPESSDSAKTASPSARKLARERGIELDQVQSKDPIGRVYQDDVKSHNNQAPAPVAPPASKAPAAPSAPAAGSSTYTKPVERQRMSRRRATIAKRLVEAQQTAAMLTTFNEVDMTAIMDVRKRRKDKFKEKHEINLGFMSFFTKAVVGALKKFPTINAEIDGEDVVLKKYYDIGIAVSAKEGLVVPVVRDADRLGFAEIEKSIADLASKARSNTLALSDLQGGTFTITNGGTFGSLLSTPILNTPQVGILGMHKIQLRPVAIDAERMENRPMMYIALSYDHRIIDGSEAVRFLVTVKELLEDPESLLIEG; from the coding sequence GTGAGTGAAATTAAAGTACCTGCAATGGGTGAGTCAATAACTGAGGGAACTGTATCCAGATGGATGGTTAAAGAAGGGGATACCGTTAATCAGGGGGATGTGCTTCTTGAACTGGAAACGGATAAAGTAAATATTGAGATCAGCGCAGAAGAAAGTGGCGTGCTGGAGAAGATCATACGTCAGGAAGGAGAGACGGTAGAGATCGGTGAAACGATCGGTACACTCTCAGCTGGTTCTGGAGGAGGAAGCGGTGCACCCGCTTCCGAACCAGCAGCTGAAGAGAAAAAGGCCGTTACTCCTGCACCTGAAGCTCCAACACCACCACCTGTTGCGGCAGCACCGGAGTCATCCGATAGTGCGAAGACGGCTTCACCGTCTGCCCGTAAGCTTGCACGTGAACGTGGTATCGAACTGGATCAGGTTCAGAGCAAAGATCCGATTGGACGAGTATACCAGGACGATGTGAAGAGTCATAACAATCAGGCTCCTGCTCCTGTTGCTCCACCTGCGAGTAAAGCTCCAGCAGCACCAAGTGCTCCGGCAGCTGGAAGTTCTACCTATACCAAACCAGTGGAGCGTCAGCGGATGTCTCGCCGCCGTGCGACCATTGCCAAACGTCTGGTAGAGGCTCAGCAGACAGCAGCCATGCTGACTACGTTTAATGAAGTTGATATGACTGCGATCATGGATGTACGTAAACGCCGTAAGGACAAGTTCAAAGAGAAACATGAGATCAACCTGGGCTTCATGTCCTTCTTCACCAAAGCGGTTGTGGGGGCTCTGAAAAAATTCCCTACAATCAACGCAGAGATTGATGGTGAAGATGTTGTGCTCAAAAAGTATTATGATATCGGCATTGCCGTATCTGCGAAGGAAGGACTGGTTGTACCGGTTGTACGTGATGCTGATCGTCTGGGCTTTGCCGAGATCGAGAAGAGCATTGCGGACCTGGCATCCAAAGCTCGTTCCAACACACTGGCGTTGTCTGATCTTCAAGGCGGAACGTTCACCATTACCAATGGCGGAACATTTGGTTCCTTGTTGTCTACGCCAATCCTGAATACACCTCAAGTGGGTATTCTGGGAATGCATAAGATCCAGCTTCGTCCAGTGGCGATTGATGCAGAGCGGATGGAGAACCGTCCAATGATGTACATCGCGTTGTCCTACGATCACCGGATTATCGACGGTAGTGAAGCGGTACGTTTCCTCGTGACCGTGAAAGAACTGCTTGAAGACCCGGAATCCCTGTTGATTGAAGGTTAA
- a CDS encoding TIGR01212 family radical SAM protein (This family includes YhcC from E. coli K-12, an uncharacterized radical SAM protein.): MNAPALQSPLLWGDKRFHTWNYEMRDQFNNKVFKVMLDAGFTCPNRDGSIAKGGCTFCSARGSGDFAGSRREDLVTQFNTIRDKQHLKWPTAHYIGYFQAYTNTYAPVEELREYFEEILEQPGVVGLSIATRPDCLPDDVVDYLAELNERTYLWVEMGLQTIHDSTSTLINRAHDTKCYEEAVEKLRKRNIRVCTHIIYGLPQETHEMMLDTGRAVANMDVQGIKIHLLHLMRKTPMVKQYEAGLLRFLDQDEYIKLIVDTLEMLPPEMIVHRLTGDAPRDLLIGPMWSMNKWEVLNSIDRELRERDSWQGKYWRRA, encoded by the coding sequence ATGAATGCACCTGCATTACAGTCCCCTCTCCTGTGGGGAGATAAACGATTCCATACCTGGAATTATGAGATGCGCGATCAATTTAACAATAAGGTTTTCAAAGTGATGTTGGATGCTGGATTCACCTGTCCCAACCGCGATGGTTCCATTGCCAAAGGTGGTTGCACCTTCTGCAGTGCGCGTGGATCAGGCGATTTTGCTGGCAGCAGACGTGAAGATCTGGTCACCCAATTCAATACAATTCGAGATAAACAGCATCTCAAATGGCCTACAGCGCATTATATTGGCTACTTCCAAGCCTATACGAATACGTATGCTCCGGTTGAGGAGCTGCGCGAATATTTTGAAGAAATTCTTGAGCAACCCGGTGTTGTTGGTTTGTCCATCGCCACTCGCCCGGACTGTTTACCAGATGACGTTGTTGATTATTTGGCTGAACTGAACGAGCGCACTTACCTGTGGGTTGAGATGGGGCTTCAAACCATCCATGATTCCACATCAACATTGATTAATCGCGCGCACGACACGAAGTGTTACGAAGAGGCAGTTGAGAAACTGCGCAAACGGAATATACGTGTGTGTACACATATCATATATGGTCTGCCTCAAGAGACACATGAGATGATGCTGGACACTGGACGGGCAGTTGCCAATATGGATGTGCAGGGAATCAAGATTCACCTGCTGCATCTGATGCGCAAAACACCAATGGTGAAGCAATACGAAGCCGGTCTTTTACGTTTTCTGGATCAGGACGAGTATATCAAGCTGATCGTAGATACACTGGAGATGCTTCCACCGGAAATGATCGTACACCGTCTTACAGGCGACGCACCACGTGATCTGTTGATCGGACCGATGTGGTCCATGAACAAATGGGAAGTGTTGAACTCCATTGATCGTGAGCTGCGAGAGCGGGATTCATGGCAAGGTAAGTATTGGAGGCGAGCATAG
- a CDS encoding DUF3891 family protein, which translates to MIVYEREHDFVLTAQHEHGLVAGEMASHWKNELLSDAAHRDELILAAKEHDRGWIELDSSPFWNDYSQSPYSFRDFPLRPRFVFYHKGIEEVRQKNLYAGLLCSLMYTELFQKNLGANAQDDDDIRDYLQQEHERQLDWEKQLGGDAEALKQRLQSDVEIMLFCDQLSLFLCMEEPGTPAARYDFFAEGLSCTFDACSRQPIQAEWLSNEKVGLSFFPFDEDFTIVLPYKSVPKASIRKFGMQQAYRRAEWKERRVLITELN; encoded by the coding sequence ATGATCGTATATGAGAGAGAGCATGATTTTGTTTTGACCGCACAGCATGAGCATGGATTAGTAGCCGGAGAGATGGCTTCCCACTGGAAAAATGAATTATTATCCGATGCTGCGCATCGGGATGAATTGATTCTAGCGGCCAAGGAACATGACCGTGGCTGGATTGAACTGGATTCGTCTCCGTTCTGGAATGATTACAGTCAATCGCCGTATTCGTTTCGTGACTTTCCATTGCGTCCGCGTTTTGTATTCTACCATAAAGGGATTGAAGAAGTCCGTCAGAAAAACCTATACGCCGGATTATTGTGTAGCTTGATGTACACGGAGCTATTTCAGAAAAATCTGGGGGCCAATGCTCAGGATGATGATGACATCCGAGATTATCTGCAACAAGAACACGAACGTCAGCTGGATTGGGAGAAACAGCTTGGTGGTGATGCTGAAGCCCTGAAACAGAGGCTGCAAAGTGATGTGGAGATTATGCTTTTCTGTGATCAGCTCAGTCTGTTTCTCTGCATGGAGGAACCTGGAACACCTGCTGCGCGTTATGATTTTTTTGCAGAAGGGCTCAGTTGTACGTTTGATGCCTGTTCCAGACAACCGATTCAAGCAGAGTGGTTATCCAATGAAAAAGTAGGCCTGTCTTTTTTCCCGTTTGATGAGGACTTTACGATCGTTTTGCCTTATAAATCAGTGCCGAAGGCAAGTATCCGCAAATTTGGTATGCAACAGGCTTATCGCCGGGCTGAATGGAAGGAACGTCGTGTGTTGATTACGGAATTGAACTGA